The Bos taurus isolate L1 Dominette 01449 registration number 42190680 breed Hereford chromosome 18, ARS-UCD2.0, whole genome shotgun sequence genome has a window encoding:
- the HSPB6 gene encoding heat shock protein beta-6 (The RefSeq protein has 1 substitution compared to this genomic sequence), whose protein sequence is MEIPVSVQPSWLRRASAPLPGLSAPGRLFDQRFGEGLLEAELAALCPAALAPYYLRAPSVALPTAQVSTDPGHFSVLLDVKHFSPEEIAVKVVGDHVEVHARHEERPDEHGYIAREFHRRYRLPPGVDPAAVTSALSPEGVLSIQAAPAPAQAPLQSPPGAAAK, encoded by the exons ATGGAGATCCCGGTGCCTGTGCAGCCGTCTTGGCTGCGCCGCGCCTCGGCCCCTTTGCCTGGGCTGTCGGCTCCCGGGCGCCTCTTCGACCAGCGCTTCGGCGAGGGGCTGCTGGAGGCCGAGCTGGCTGCGCTCTGCCCTGCCGCGCTGGCCCCATACTACCTGCGCGCACCCAGCGTGGCGCTGCCTACCGCCCAG GTATCGACCGACCCCGGGCATTTCTCGGTGTTGCTGGATGTGAAACACTTCTCACCCGAGGAAATTGCCGTCAAGGTGGTTGGTGACCACGTGGAAGTTCATGCGCGCCACGAGGAGCGCCCG GATGAGCACGGATACATTGCGCGCGAGTTCCACCGCCGCTACCGCTTGCCGCCTGGCGTGGACCCTGCGGCCGTGACGTCCGCGCTGTCCCCTGAGGGCGTCCTTTCCATCCAGGCCGCACCTGCGCCGGCCCAGGCCCCACTGCAGTCGCCGCCCGGGGCGGCTGCCAAGTAG
- the HSPB6 gene encoding heat shock protein beta-6 isoform X1, which translates to MEIPVPVQPSWLRRASAPLPGLSAPGRLFDQRFGEGLLEAELAALCPAALAPYYLRAPSVALPTAQVSTDPGHFSVLLDVKHFSPEEIAVKVVGDHVEVHARHEERPVSPLAGAGPERDEHGYIAREFHRRYRLPPGVDPAAVTSALSPEGVLSIQAAPAPAQAPLQSPPGAAAK; encoded by the exons ATGGAGATCCCGGTGCCTGTGCAGCCGTCTTGGCTGCGCCGCGCCTCGGCCCCTTTGCCTGGGCTGTCGGCTCCCGGGCGCCTCTTCGACCAGCGCTTCGGCGAGGGGCTGCTGGAGGCCGAGCTGGCTGCGCTCTGCCCTGCCGCGCTGGCCCCATACTACCTGCGCGCACCCAGCGTGGCGCTGCCTACCGCCCAG GTATCGACCGACCCCGGGCATTTCTCGGTGTTGCTGGATGTGAAACACTTCTCACCCGAGGAAATTGCCGTCAAGGTGGTTGGTGACCACGTGGAAGTTCATGCGCGCCACGAGGAGCGCCCGGTGAGCCCgctggcgggggcggggccagAACGA GATGAGCACGGATACATTGCGCGCGAGTTCCACCGCCGCTACCGCTTGCCGCCTGGCGTGGACCCTGCGGCCGTGACGTCCGCGCTGTCCCCTGAGGGCGTCCTTTCCATCCAGGCCGCACCTGCGCCGGCCCAGGCCCCACTGCAGTCGCCGCCCGGGGCGGCTGCCAAGTAG
- the LIN37 gene encoding protein lin-37 homolog, giving the protein MFPVKVKVEKSELEMAKARNQLDAVLQCLLEKSHMDRERLDEEPGKTSLDTHNKDCSITATGKRPSARFPHQRRKKRREMDEGLAEGGPQRSNTYVIKLFDRSVDLAQFSENTPLYPICRAWMRNSPTVRERERSPSSPLPPLPEDEEGSEVTNSKSRDVYKLPPPTAPGPPGDACRSRIPSPLQPETQGTPDDEPSEPEPSPSTLIYRNMQRWKRIRQRWKEASHRNQLRYSESMKILREMYERQ; this is encoded by the exons ATGTTCCcggtgaaggtgaaagtggagaaatCAG AGTTGGAGATGGCCAAGGCCCGGAACCAACTGGATGCTGTTCTGCAGTGTCTGCTAGAGAAGAGTCACATGGACAG GGAGCGTCTGGATGAGGAACCTGGGAAGACCTCCTTAGACACCCACAACAA GGATTGCTCCATCACGGCCACCGGCAAACG ACCATCTGCCCGATTCCCCCACCAgcggaggaagaagaggagggagaTGGATGAGGGGCTGGCTGAGGGAGGGCCACAGCGATCCA ACACGTATGTGATCAAGCTGTTTGACCGGAGTGTGGACTTGGCTCAGTTCAGTGAGAACACACCACTGTACCCCATCTGCCGAGCCTGGATGCGCAACAGCCCCACAGTGCGCGAGCGTGAACGTTCACCCAGCTCGCCGCTGCCGCCCCTGCCTGAGGATGAGGAG GGTTCCGAGGTCACCAACAGCAAGAGTCGTGACGTGTATAAGCTGCCTCCACCCACAGCTCCCGGGCCACCTGGAGACGCCTGCAGATCCCGAATTCCATCCCCGCTGCAGCCTGAGACCCAGGGTACCCCTGATGATGAG CCCTCCGAGCCTGAGCCCTCACCCTCCACGCTTATCTACCGTAACATGCAGCGCTGGAAACGTATCCGCCAGAG GTGGAAGGAGGCATCTCATCGGAACCAGCTACGTTACTCAGAGAGCATGAAGATCCTACGGGAGATGTACGAGCGACAGTGA